CATGTCACTCCATAAAATTCATGCGTTATGAGTTTTTGACCCATGACCTGGGCATGTCCAGAGCCGATGTGCAAAAACAGATCATGTTACCGACAGGATCGACATTCAAGGATAACATGATCTCCGCCATGCCGACCCAGATGGCGCATAAATGGTTCGGGCTCCCCCCGCCGGATCTCAGTCAGATGGTTCGGTACAAGGGTCAGGACTGGATCTACACTTATCTGCTCTCTTTTTACCAGGATCCCAAGCGCCCGTCGGGGTGGAATAACCATGTATTTCCCAATGTAGCCATGCCGGACGTGCTTGCCCCGTATGGCGGGATCGTCAATGAACAGGGGAAGCTGCTTCGGGCAGGGGACGAATCTCCCCAGAAATTCAAGGAACAGGTCACGGATATCGTCGCATTCTTAAGATTCGTGTCCGATCCATCCGTTGTGCAACGACACGACGACGGGCCCTGGGTGCTCGGGTTGCTGGCGTTTTTTACCATAGTGGCCTATTTCCTCAAGAAGGAATACTGGAAGGAGGTAAAGTGATGGAAGGTTATTTGGATCTATGAAGTAGTATTCCGCTGATCGTAGTGAGGCAGGCTGTAAAACTGTTCATCTGAAGGAGCGATATCATGAGTGAGAAACTGAAGGAAACCGGAAATGCCAAGGCTGGGAACATAAGCCGTCGTGACATGTTGAAAGGTATCGCCATTACGGCCGGCGTCGTGGCTGCGGGGACGGTGGTCGGAGTAAATCCCATCGGTGCCGCCCATGCAGCGGGTAATTGCCCGGGGACCACGCCCAAGGCGGAAGTACAATATCAGCCACACCCCAAGGGGAAGGATCAGTGCTCTGTCTGCGCCAATTTTATTGCCCCGAAGTGCTGTAAGGTGGTAGCCGGACCCGTCGCACCCGACGGGTATTGTATCGCGTTCACGCCGATGCCCGCATAATCACATTTTGCCTGGAGTTCCTCCTGCTTCTCCCCTTCTCTGAAGGGGAGCTTTTATTTTTTCACGTACCATGTATGCTGCGGCTTCGTTGCCCACCGGAATCCGGAAAATCGTTAGATTGCTGCAGATGTTGGTGGTACCCTGTGATCATACTACTGGATACGGGAGTCAAGCATGCCTGGGCAGCAATATGACCTGAAATCAAACCCTGCCATGGTGTTGGCGGATGTTACCGTCGCCCAGTCGGCATATTGGGGTTCGCTGATCATATTTATCTGCAGCTTTCCATTTTTATTCCTCGGCACCGGATTTTTCATCGTCATTGGTGCAGTATTCATCGTTTTGGCATTTATTGATGCCGCCAACATAGCCACGCTCACCTTTACTACAAGCTGTGCTGCAGACAATGGCCAATTGATTGTCAGATACGGACTGATCCGTCCGATAAGGGCGATCATTCCCGCTTCGGCCATTCGCCATATAAACGTTGATCAGAGCTGGATCGGGTCAAAACTCAAATATGGCTCGATCATCATTCTCGGAGATGACCTTGGTATTCGCTTGCAGTATATAAAGGACCCGCAGAACGCACTGAGCGCGATGAAAAATTCGATTGGACTAT
This sequence is a window from Acidithiobacillus ferridurans. Protein-coding genes within it:
- the iro gene encoding iron oxidase yields the protein MSEKLKETGNAKAGNISRRDMLKGIAITAGVVAAGTVVGVNPIGAAHAAGNCPGTTPKAEVQYQPHPKGKDQCSVCANFIAPKCCKVVAGPVAPDGYCIAFTPMPA
- a CDS encoding cytochrome c1; this translates as MKKYVVWAGMALGLFAGSASGAFADGEPQLLTPHYTYNAKTIISGARLFATNCMACHSIKFMRYEFLTHDLGMSRADVQKQIMLPTGSTFKDNMISAMPTQMAHKWFGLPPPDLSQMVRYKGQDWIYTYLLSFYQDPKRPSGWNNHVFPNVAMPDVLAPYGGIVNEQGKLLRAGDESPQKFKEQVTDIVAFLRFVSDPSVVQRHDDGPWVLGLLAFFTIVAYFLKKEYWKEVK
- a CDS encoding PH domain-containing protein codes for the protein MPGQQYDLKSNPAMVLADVTVAQSAYWGSLIIFICSFPFLFLGTGFFIVIGAVFIVLAFIDAANIATLTFTTSCAADNGQLIVRYGLIRPIRAIIPASAIRHINVDQSWIGSKLKYGSIIILGDDLGIRLQYIKDPQNALSAMKNSIGLS